The following proteins are co-located in the Pseudomonas fluorescens genome:
- a CDS encoding DmpA family aminopeptidase — protein sequence MRARQLGITLGLGTPGELNAITDVPGVRVGHSTLNTRIDGKQVRTGVTVIQPRAGEARHQPCFAGYHVLNGNGDATGLEWISEAGLLTTPMAITNTHSIGIVRDTLIALERERLADPAVYWCMPVVMETYDGLLNDIWGQHVKPEHVRQALDTAESGPVQEGAVGGGTGMICHEFKGGIGTASRRLPEAQGGWTVGVLVQANHGKRQELRVDGYPVGRQLMGIASPFAERGTPGMGSIVVIIATDAPLLPHQCKRLAQRAAIGIARTGGGTEDSSGDLFLAFATGNHALPPADYARKDLPLSTVLRMVNNDHISPLFSAAAEAVEEAIINAMLAGEDMTTDDGVQVPGLAGEMLLAALGKSGWGMSR from the coding sequence ATGCGTGCACGTCAATTGGGCATTACGTTGGGGCTGGGCACGCCTGGCGAATTGAATGCGATCACCGATGTTCCTGGCGTCCGGGTCGGCCACAGTACGCTCAACACCCGTATCGACGGCAAGCAGGTGCGCACTGGGGTCACCGTGATCCAGCCGCGCGCCGGCGAGGCCAGGCACCAGCCGTGTTTTGCCGGCTACCACGTGCTCAACGGCAACGGTGACGCCACCGGCCTTGAGTGGATCAGCGAGGCCGGGTTGTTGACCACGCCAATGGCCATCACCAACACCCATAGCATCGGCATCGTGCGTGACACCCTGATCGCCCTGGAGCGCGAGCGCCTGGCGGACCCGGCGGTGTACTGGTGCATGCCGGTCGTGATGGAAACCTACGATGGCCTGCTCAACGATATCTGGGGCCAGCACGTCAAACCCGAGCACGTGCGCCAGGCGCTGGACACTGCCGAGAGTGGCCCGGTGCAGGAGGGCGCAGTGGGTGGCGGCACCGGCATGATCTGCCACGAGTTCAAGGGCGGCATCGGTACGGCGTCCCGCCGTTTGCCTGAAGCGCAGGGCGGCTGGACCGTGGGGGTATTGGTGCAGGCCAACCACGGCAAACGCCAGGAGCTGCGGGTGGATGGCTACCCGGTGGGCCGCCAGTTGATGGGCATTGCTTCACCGTTCGCCGAACGGGGCACGCCGGGCATGGGCTCCATTGTGGTGATTATCGCCACTGACGCACCGCTGCTGCCTCATCAATGCAAGCGCCTGGCGCAGCGCGCCGCCATCGGCATAGCCCGTACCGGCGGCGGCACCGAGGATTCCAGTGGCGACCTGTTCCTGGCGTTCGCCACCGGTAATCACGCGCTACCACCGGCGGATTACGCGCGCAAGGACCTGCCGCTGAGCACCGTGTTGCGCATGGTCAATAACGACCATATTTCGCCGTTGTTCAGCGCTGCGGCCGAGGCGGTGGAGGAGGCGATCATCAACGCCATGCTGGCCGGCGAGGACATGACCACCGATGACGGCGTCCAGGTGCCTGGGTTGGCGGGCGAGATGTTATTGGCGGCATTAGGCAAGTCGGGTTGGGGCATGTCCCGGTAA
- a CDS encoding serralysin family metalloprotease, which translates to MSKVKDKAIVSAAQASTAYSQIDSFSHLYDRGGNLTVNGKPSYSVDQAATQLLRDGAAYRDFDGNGKIDLTYTFLTSASSATMNKHGISGFSQFNTQQKAQAALAMQSWSDVANVTFTEKASGGDAHMTFGNYSGGQDGAAAFAYLPGTGAGYDGTSWYLTNNSYTPNKTPDLNNYGRQTLTHEIGHTLGLAHPGDYNAGNGNPTYNDATYGQDTRGYSVMSYWSESNTNQNFSKGGVEAYASGPLIDDIAAIQKLYGANYSTRAGDTTYGFNSNTGRDFYSAKSNADKLVFSVWDGGGNDTLDFSGFTQNQKINLNETSFSDVGGLVGNVSIAKGVTVENAFGGAGNDLIIGNNAANVIKGGAGNDIIYGGGGADQLWGGAGNDTFVYGASSDSKPGAADKIFDFTSGSDKIDLSGITKGAGLTFVNAFSGHAGDAVLSYASGTNLGTLAVDFSGHGVADFLVTTVGQAAVSDIVA; encoded by the coding sequence ATGTCAAAAGTAAAAGACAAAGCTATTGTTTCTGCCGCGCAAGCCAGCACCGCTTACTCGCAAATCGATAGCTTTAGCCATTTATACGACCGTGGCGGCAACCTCACGGTCAATGGCAAACCGTCCTATTCCGTGGACCAGGCAGCCACCCAGCTGCTGCGTGATGGCGCCGCGTATCGGGATTTTGATGGCAACGGCAAGATTGATCTGACCTACACCTTCCTCACCTCGGCTTCCTCGGCCACCATGAACAAACATGGCATCTCCGGGTTCAGCCAGTTCAACACCCAGCAGAAAGCACAGGCCGCGCTGGCCATGCAATCCTGGTCGGATGTTGCCAACGTGACCTTTACCGAAAAGGCCTCGGGCGGTGACGCACACATGACCTTCGGCAACTACAGCGGTGGCCAGGACGGCGCAGCCGCCTTCGCTTACCTGCCCGGCACCGGCGCAGGCTACGACGGCACTTCGTGGTACCTGACCAACAACAGCTACACGCCGAACAAGACGCCGGACTTGAACAACTATGGCCGGCAGACCCTGACCCACGAAATCGGCCACACCCTGGGCCTGGCTCACCCTGGCGACTACAACGCCGGGAATGGCAACCCGACCTACAACGACGCGACCTATGGACAGGACACGCGTGGCTACAGCGTCATGAGTTACTGGAGCGAGAGCAACACCAACCAGAACTTCAGTAAAGGCGGCGTCGAAGCTTATGCTTCGGGCCCGCTGATCGACGACATTGCCGCGATCCAGAAGCTCTACGGTGCCAACTACAGCACCCGCGCCGGCGACACCACCTACGGTTTCAACTCCAACACCGGGCGTGATTTCTACAGCGCCAAATCCAATGCCGACAAGCTGGTGTTTTCGGTATGGGACGGTGGCGGCAACGACACCCTGGATTTCTCGGGCTTTACCCAGAACCAGAAGATCAACCTCAATGAGACCTCGTTCTCCGACGTTGGCGGCCTGGTGGGCAACGTGTCCATCGCCAAGGGCGTTACCGTCGAGAACGCGTTCGGTGGTGCCGGCAACGACCTGATCATTGGTAACAACGCAGCCAACGTCATCAAGGGCGGTGCCGGCAACGACATCATCTACGGCGGTGGCGGTGCGGACCAACTGTGGGGCGGCGCCGGCAACGACACCTTCGTGTACGGTGCCAGTTCCGATTCCAAGCCGGGCGCTGCCGACAAGATCTTTGACTTCACCTCGGGTTCGGACAAGATCGACCTGTCCGGTATCACCAAAGGTGCAGGCTTGACCTTCGTCAACGCGTTCTCCGGGCATGCCGGCGACGCAGTGCTGAGTTATGCCTCGGGCACCAACCTGGGCACCTTGGCCGTGGACTTCTCCGGGCACGGCGTGGCGGATTTCCTCGTCACCACCGTTGGCCAGGCCGCTGTCAGCGACATCGTAGCGTGA
- a CDS encoding polyamine ABC transporter substrate-binding protein: MKAIALLPLMLVATISQAAETVKIYNWSDYIAPDTTKNFQKETGIGFTYDVYDSNETLDGKLMTGKSGYDVVFPSNHFMARQIQGGALKKLDKTQLPNWKNLNPVLLKALQNNDPGNAHGFPYLWGSTGIGYNIDKVKAVLGDNAPVDSWDLIFKPENMAKLQKCGVAILDNGPELLPAALNYLGLPHHSKKAEDYKKAEDLLMKVRPYVAYFHSSKYTADLANGDICVAVGFSGDILQAESRAKEAKNGVKIGYNIPKEGAAIWFDMVAMPADAPDEKAGYAFMNYLLRPEVMASITNYVHYANGNAAADSLVDPAIKADTKVYPSPEMMGKLFALEAMPLNIDRVRTRVWNTIRTGR, translated from the coding sequence ATGAAAGCCATTGCCCTGTTGCCCTTGATGTTGGTGGCCACTATCAGCCAGGCCGCCGAGACCGTGAAGATCTACAACTGGTCGGACTACATCGCGCCGGACACCACCAAAAACTTCCAGAAAGAAACCGGCATCGGTTTCACCTACGACGTGTACGACAGCAACGAAACCCTCGACGGTAAGTTGATGACCGGCAAATCCGGCTACGACGTGGTGTTCCCGTCCAACCATTTCATGGCGCGGCAGATCCAGGGCGGGGCTCTGAAAAAGCTCGACAAAACTCAGTTGCCCAACTGGAAAAACCTCAACCCGGTGCTGCTCAAGGCCCTGCAAAACAACGACCCGGGCAATGCCCATGGCTTCCCATACCTGTGGGGCAGCACTGGCATTGGCTACAACATCGACAAGGTCAAGGCGGTACTCGGTGACAACGCGCCAGTGGATTCCTGGGACCTGATCTTCAAGCCGGAAAACATGGCCAAGCTGCAAAAATGCGGCGTGGCGATCCTCGACAATGGCCCGGAACTGCTGCCTGCGGCGTTGAACTACCTGGGCTTGCCGCACCACAGCAAAAAGGCCGAGGACTACAAAAAGGCTGAAGATTTGCTGATGAAAGTACGGCCATACGTGGCGTACTTCCATTCCTCGAAATACACCGCTGACCTGGCCAATGGCGACATCTGCGTAGCCGTCGGTTTCTCCGGCGACATCCTGCAGGCCGAAAGCCGCGCCAAGGAAGCCAAGAACGGCGTGAAGATCGGCTACAACATTCCCAAGGAAGGCGCCGCGATCTGGTTCGACATGGTCGCCATGCCTGCCGACGCACCGGATGAAAAGGCCGGCTATGCGTTCATGAACTACCTGCTGCGCCCGGAAGTCATGGCCAGCATCACCAACTACGTGCACTACGCCAACGGCAACGCGGCGGCTGACAGCCTGGTAGACCCGGCGATCAAAGCCGACACCAAGGTGTACCCGAGCCCGGAGATGATGGGCAAGTTGTTCGCGCTGGAGGCCATGCCGCTGAACATTGACCGGGTGCGTACGCGGGTGTGGAACACCATTCGTACCGGCCGCTGA
- a CDS encoding protease inhibitor Inh/omp19 family protein, whose product MPRFSHLIACASQVLFVSAGAHAMASSLVLPTTAQLAGRWQLHQQDRVCALDLLEQANALAGDVTCVTEWLGEKPLTWTPTPDGIWLMNAEGTGITHLNRQKEGEYKGRTPSGGEVVLQRIP is encoded by the coding sequence ATGCCGCGTTTTTCTCATTTGATTGCCTGTGCTTCACAGGTGTTGTTCGTTTCGGCAGGAGCCCACGCAATGGCGAGCAGTCTTGTTTTACCCACCACCGCGCAATTGGCCGGCCGTTGGCAGCTGCACCAGCAGGATCGGGTGTGCGCGCTGGACTTGCTGGAGCAGGCCAATGCCCTGGCCGGTGATGTCACGTGTGTCACCGAATGGCTGGGCGAGAAACCCCTGACCTGGACGCCCACCCCGGACGGGATCTGGCTGATGAATGCCGAAGGCACGGGCATTACCCATTTGAACCGCCAGAAAGAAGGCGAATATAAAGGGCGCACCCCTTCAGGTGGGGAAGTTGTACTGCAACGAATACCTTAG
- a CDS encoding helix-turn-helix transcriptional regulator has protein sequence MSLFREVGMHAGLGRTVAHLGTERFWKQLVLLLHQCLPFDNALAIFYPLEGPPQALEEYDAQPSSKPASMLVYLNGLYLLDPFYQACREGYASGVYRLEEVAPDHFRQSEYFLSYFHDNVLEDEVQVILQLPGAGTLSMSLGMQRRFTFEETGLLTTLAAWLLPLMQQHWQQSTQRAPAMDSQIRDALSHFGSGVLSERELEVARLVLRGFSSKAMAERLKISPDTVKVHRRHLYAKLDISSQPELFSLFIQSLGHDLDNP, from the coding sequence ATGAGCCTGTTCAGAGAGGTCGGCATGCACGCCGGGCTGGGCCGTACCGTCGCACACCTCGGCACCGAGCGGTTCTGGAAGCAGCTGGTGCTGTTGCTGCACCAATGCCTGCCGTTCGATAACGCCCTGGCGATTTTCTATCCGCTGGAGGGCCCGCCCCAGGCCTTGGAGGAGTACGACGCCCAGCCCAGCAGCAAACCGGCGTCGATGCTGGTGTACCTCAACGGCTTGTATTTGCTCGACCCGTTTTACCAGGCCTGTCGCGAGGGCTACGCCAGCGGCGTGTACCGCCTGGAGGAAGTCGCGCCGGACCATTTTCGCCAGAGTGAGTATTTCCTCAGCTACTTCCACGACAACGTGCTGGAAGACGAGGTGCAGGTCATCCTGCAACTGCCGGGCGCCGGCACCTTGTCAATGTCGCTGGGCATGCAGCGCCGGTTCACGTTTGAGGAGACTGGGCTGCTGACTACATTGGCGGCGTGGCTGCTGCCGTTGATGCAGCAGCATTGGCAGCAAAGCACCCAGCGGGCGCCGGCCATGGACAGCCAGATCAGGGATGCGCTGAGTCACTTCGGCAGCGGCGTGCTGTCGGAGCGTGAATTGGAAGTCGCGCGCCTGGTGCTGCGCGGGTTCTCGTCCAAGGCCATGGCCGAGCGCCTGAAGATCTCGCCGGACACCGTGAAGGTGCACCGGCGGCATCTGTACGCGAAGCTGGATATTTCGTCACAGCCGGAGCTGTTTTCGTTGTTTATCCAGTCGCTGGGGCATGACCTGGACAATCCCTGA
- a CDS encoding APC family permease, giving the protein MSASPAPDGVLKPTLSVFDVVAITVSAVTPASSVFVIAPFAIQQAGSGVFLAFVMAALLALMFAFCYAELGRAHNSAGGEYVYAKRVFGGMAGYATFLTVLVMLLFIPPVLATGAATYLNNALGTQFDSQTVALVIVVCSYALGILNIKLNAWITGTCLLLEVAALLVIVCIGFGNPVQPASVLFQPQIVENGVLHLAPWALVIGAVGIGLFSFNGYGPAVLLAEDMKCGGKGVHKAVLWSLGLVVVIELVPITALLIGAPSLSAMISSPDPIGYLLTSHGNETLSRLVSAGIFLSVFNAIVAIVIQIGRVVFSSGRDALWTPRINALFTRIHPRWDSPWLATLFLALPSALLSFSSNLADLTSFSVLLIMLVYLVVALSALMSRVLLRDREHPYRMPFWPLPALLAVLGAGYLLVTLIAAASVRDIMIIIGLLAVSVILYCISGRSSPAYQKL; this is encoded by the coding sequence ATGAGTGCTTCCCCCGCGCCAGACGGCGTGCTCAAGCCAACGCTGAGTGTTTTCGATGTGGTGGCCATTACGGTTTCGGCGGTCACGCCGGCCAGCTCCGTCTTCGTGATTGCACCGTTTGCCATCCAGCAAGCGGGCAGTGGTGTGTTCCTGGCGTTTGTAATGGCGGCCTTGCTCGCGCTGATGTTCGCCTTCTGTTACGCCGAACTCGGTCGCGCCCATAACAGTGCCGGTGGTGAATATGTGTATGCCAAGCGCGTGTTTGGCGGCATGGCCGGTTACGCGACGTTTCTGACGGTGCTGGTGATGCTGTTGTTTATCCCGCCGGTGTTGGCCACCGGTGCGGCGACGTACCTGAATAACGCGCTGGGCACACAGTTCGACTCGCAAACCGTCGCCCTGGTCATCGTGGTGTGCAGCTACGCGCTGGGCATCCTCAATATCAAGCTCAATGCCTGGATTACCGGCACCTGCCTGCTGTTGGAAGTGGCGGCGTTGCTGGTCATCGTGTGTATCGGCTTTGGCAACCCGGTGCAGCCGGCCAGCGTGCTGTTCCAGCCGCAGATCGTCGAAAATGGCGTACTGCACCTGGCGCCCTGGGCACTGGTGATTGGCGCCGTGGGCATCGGCCTGTTCTCGTTCAATGGGTATGGTCCTGCGGTATTGCTGGCCGAAGACATGAAATGCGGTGGCAAAGGCGTGCACAAGGCGGTGCTATGGTCGCTGGGCCTGGTGGTGGTGATCGAGCTGGTGCCGATCACCGCGCTGTTGATCGGCGCGCCGTCGCTGAGTGCGATGATCAGCAGCCCCGACCCGATTGGCTATCTGCTGACCAGCCACGGCAATGAAACCCTGTCACGCTTGGTCAGCGCCGGGATCTTCCTGTCGGTGTTCAACGCGATCGTCGCGATTGTGATCCAGATTGGTCGAGTGGTGTTCAGCAGCGGCCGTGATGCCCTGTGGACGCCGCGCATCAACGCGCTGTTCACGCGCATTCACCCGCGCTGGGATTCACCGTGGCTGGCGACGTTGTTCCTGGCGCTGCCTTCGGCGCTGTTGAGTTTCAGCTCGAACCTGGCCGACCTGACGTCCTTCAGTGTATTGCTGATCATGCTGGTGTACCTGGTGGTGGCGTTGAGCGCGCTGATGAGCCGGGTGCTGCTGCGCGATCGCGAGCATCCTTATCGCATGCCGTTCTGGCCACTGCCGGCATTGCTGGCGGTGCTGGGCGCCGGTTACCTGCTGGTGACCCTGATCGCGGCGGCGTCCGTGCGCGACATCATGATTATCATCGGCTTGCTGGCCGTGTCGGTGATTTTGTATTGCATCAGTGGCCGGTCGAGTCCGGCGTATCAGAAATTGTAA